agcaTCGAACAGCGCTACAAATACTGTCGCTTTTTTGAGCGACACCATCGTTTCGCTTTTTTATCTATCGTTTTTTGCCCTATTTTTAGTAGTAATTGATATGTTATTTTTAACTTTGGAACAAACTCATCTTCTTCCCATTTGGTTATTGCAACTGAAGAACATGAGTCAATAAATTTGACCTTCATGGAAGGACTATaatcttggaaaaataatgaaagagTTAGGGGTtgaaaaatggagaagaagaagagaaaaaataaaaataaaataggctATATAATTTTCTTACGTATTATTCACGAGTTTATCACACTCACTTGTCCACATGaataaaaagtgtcaaaataacaCGACAAAATcgaacataaaatttataaaatgaacaaaatctaattaaaatatataaaaaaaattgatgtcaACTTTCATATCCAccttaatttaataaaataaacttattcACATGTATAGTCCAAAGTAATTATTTAATCCCAATTATAGTAAGTCAaaagaattgaaaaaattagCAATGAATGCCAAAAATCAACGATGAATGCAATGAGCATCTAGTAGGCAAAACCATAGACCAAGAGGTCCCTAGCATCTGTCGATAAAACCCAATGCATTTCACACCATATATACTACTACTTCACTGCTGGTGTTAAATTCTGTCTTCCACTCAATTATTGAACAGACCCAGAAAAGGAATTTCTTGATTTGGTGAAGGAATCATGAAGTTCGGCAGGATCTTAATGATGTTGATGAGCCTCATAGAACAGACACTACCGGAATGGCAGGACAAATTCCTGTCTTACAAGGATCTCAAGAAACAATTGAAATTGATTTATCCTAATAAACAGCAAAGGTTAGATGATGATGGAAAAGAGGTGAATGATTTTGTGAATCTTTTGGAGAAGGAAATCGATAAGTTCAACACTTTCTTCATCGAAAAAGAAGAGGATTATATCATTCAATTGAAggtatctttttcttttcctcacCTATTTTTTGCTCGTATTGCTGTAGATTTGACATATCCTTAAAACTagttaatttcaaaattaaaaatttgaagaaaaactgAACAGATTTGTGTAGAAAAGTAACCGTAAGATTATTCTCAGCCGACAGGATACATCTATTTCCCTTCAACTTGAGGGTTTTTACTGATATTCAAATGGATTTTGACCTTTATGCTTTGTAAACCCACTTGATCACTACATCACGATACATTTTAATTTACACGTATAAATACTACTTTTTCTGTCCCAATTTACCTGGTGATGTTTGACTCGACGCAAAATATTTAACATAGAAATAAAGACTTATGAGATGTGTGGTTTTAAACAAGTGATAGTTGTTATAAATCTATCTTTACATTTTAAAGTAGGTCTTTTTAGGTCGAGTCtgactaaaataaaaaatgtgtcTAATAAATAGTAATTATTTCAGGAAGCAGTGTCAAATGACAGGACCTGTTAAATGTGGCCCCGCCCCTGATTGTGGTGTGGTTGTTATAGTTCCTACCTTTTGTCCCCTACCCTTGTtgatctttaaaatattttccctCCTCTTCTGTGGAATTTTTGTTGCTGCAGCATTACATTGTTCTTGGTAGTTGGTTTGTTTTTTGATTTCCcaattatcttattttaattcaGGTATACCTTTTTTCTTTATGTTAAGCaaaggagaagaaaatatttatattttggatATGAGTTGGCATCTCATTGTAATTCTTATTTGTGTTATGGGACATCTTTTTCATACCAAAATTGCTGAAGCAGACTTAGCccgaaaataaaaagaaatatgattttttGTTTTGCATTTGGGATGAGCAGAGTCAGAAATACGGGTgactagtttttttcttttctttctttttctcgaCAAATGAGTGTGCATGTGCCATGTACTTCAATGCTATTCGTATGGACTAAATTTCTCTGATGGATTTGTACTAGGAGAGAAATGTAAGTCAAGTCTTTCTATTATATTTATAGTGGAGTACAGTGGACTTAAGTGAAAGAAACCCCGTGACCTGATAAAAAAAGGTGAAAGAAACCCCATTATGCCgtgtatataatattaaatttgcAGTTGTGCTTCGTCATTCACATATATGGCTTCATGATTTATGGTTGGCCTTTTgtttttgtgaattttgaagTAACCAAATTTATGCAAGACGACTTCTTATTTTTGGCAATTGTAGGTACTCAGAGATAGCGTTGTCGGGATTAGAAGTTCTGAAGAGTTGATGAGGGTAGGCAGAGACCTGGTGGATCTTCATGGACAGATGGTTCTAGTAGAGAATTACAGTGCTCTTAACTATATAGGTACTCAACCATTACTATTTCTCCTGACAACATAAGGAAGTGTCACTAAAATGAAAGCATGGCTGCATATCTATGAAATTCTGTTAAAATATCATGCTTTAACAATATACTCTCTAATTACAGCCAAAATTCGTTCTATAAGGATAAGCTGTTGCTGCAAATATAACATAGCTTATGAGTCCAGAGTGTATTCTATAGGGATCAATGCTAGTTTTCAGTCTTATTAATTCCAAAGTTAACATGTTGAACGGGATGACCAATTATAATTGAATTTCTATATATTAACTAACTAATTGAGCTAAAAACAACTAAGCAAGAAGCTAAACTAAAATCAGTTAAAGTATACAGAACTCACAGATGATGcctattatttttgatattctCAATTGTGTTGATGAATGAATGACGTGTTCCCTCTAATATCACTGAATTCATTTCCCTTGATTGTAAGTTCTTCAGCTAAGCAACAAAGTAGCAATAATATCCTAGAATTATTTTCCCGAGTTAAACCCAGCTAATGAATCAATCAACTCACAAAAATCACAACAAAGTAGAGCTATCCCTAAGTTCTACTTTTAAATTCTAGCAGTCAGTTCCTTGATTATTCGAAACTGTTGTTCAACAACAACCTAATCCTGCAGGCTTTTCCAAGTAAAACAAGATATAATGATTCCCTTTGAAACTTGAGAGGTCTTCAATTAAACAACAATTAACATATAGTTGAACAAAGGGAACTAAAACAGCTAGATTAATAGGAAATATAGtcaaagaattcaaacatcaaaaGGTTTCGTTGATACAGATATAATGGCTCGTTCCACTGAGAGCTCTTCAATTAAACAACAATTAACATCTAGTTGAACAAAGGTAACTAAAACGGCTTGCATAATAGAAAAACAAAGTCAAAGAATTCAAACAAATAAAGGTTCCATCAAAACCTGAGATAAAGGGTTTAGCTAATCATGTTCAAAGCTTTTAACgacattaaaataataaaattcatgATTCAAAAAAAAGAGATTGATAGAAATCGAGTCACGATGATAGACATGTTGAAGCCTTGAAGATTCCTCTCCAGTGGTGAAACCCTTTGTTTCTCTCCTCCCATTGCGTTGCTCCATCATTTTCCTAAAAAACCACAAGGTAACATAAGTTACAATGATTGTCCTAACCATGGACTTAACTAAAACTCTCGCAAAAGCCGAACTGCGGCTCCCCAAATCACTATTTGCAATTTGATTTGTGACTCACTAAATTTTCTTCAGATTTTCATCTTCCTTGGTCTTTACTTTGGCTTTTAGCAATTCAGTTTTGCACTAAATTTTCTTCAGATTTTCATCTTCCTTGGTCTTTACTTTGGCTTTTAGCAATTCAGTTTTGCGAGCATAGATGGGATCCTGAGAGTTGTGACTTGTGTCAATTTTGCTGCTTCAAACACCAGTTCACGTCGTGCCATTCAAAAGTGAGGTTCGCAATCTTCGTTAGCTGATATCAGTTCTCAGTTTAAGTCCAAAGCTGCACATTTGTGGCTCCTTTTGATCCTTTTCTTCCTTCTTTCCATCTTCTTAACTTCAAATTAGTTGCAACCTATAATTATGCAATTATTTAGGAATCTAGCCATATTTATCACTTAAAGACAAAAAAAACTAACGTAAAGATGTAGATAAGTCGGTAAAATCTTAACTTATCGCTCTTCAACAAGTTTTTCTTGTACTTTAATACTCTATCTCCTCAGTCATGGAAGTGATCTGAACAAGGTTCTTTTTCTTAGATGGTGCGTTGGTGAAGTTCTCATTAGATGTTCAGTTTAAGCTAAGTGAAATCTTCAATCTCTATGTAAATGATGATGCAGTTAAGGTTCAATGGTGGGAGATATAGGTTATTAAAAACTAGAGTCTGAGAAAACGGAATCCCACTTTTCATGTGGCAGCTCGTTCTTAAGTGTAAGGTACCCTCTCTTCTTGTTTTTCAGTTGAATGTTTGAAATCTTCACTATAGTGGAGTACATATCATTTCTGGCAACTGATCAAAGTGAGGCTGAAACTCTTTTAAAGTAGCTTTTGGAAGGAGAACAGAAAAATTTGATCCATGTTGAGTTAGCTGACAAGTTTGACGAACACCTTCCAAGATTGGCATAAAGCAAGCTGAACATGGTTTGGTTCATTGATGGTTTTGTTCATTGCAGCGTGACCATTAgagaatataaatatattttgtttaaaagaaagaaatgttGACATTTCTGTGGTGAATGTGgaaagaaattgaagaggaacccTTCATtagaaaaagtttttttttttgtggttttGATAACCGTGGTGTCCGGGCCAGATTTCGCGCACCTCGACAAAATCCACAGGATACCTTCCCACCTCCCACCAGCAGCTGGTATGtctgtccaccaaggctagGACAGATGGGAAGAAATCTCCTAGTGTTTTTGTCTCTACTGGGATTTGAACCTGATATCTCATGGTTCTCAACCCACTTTATTGACCAttaggccacacccttgggtgcattagaaaaagaaaattatggaGGAACCACTGTCTGGTAATGGGAATTATGTCATTTTTAGAAATGGAAATGTCTGCAATAGTTTATCAAAGAACAACTGGAAAAGGCATTACtacatgcaaaaaaaaaaggaaaaaagaacaagagaataatgaaaataaatgatgttcTATTTCTCTCAGTCATTTAATCATTTGCCTGTCTTTTTGTAACAAAATCTTGAAAATAGCAACTCTCATTGCCAGGTTCCAATTGGGTAATGAACTATAGATTGTTAGAGGACCTTTCGAATGAGTTTTATAAAAGAACTTGAGGATTTGTTGTTCTAGAGCCAATGGCTATCTAACTGTGTTTTAGCATAGCTCTTGTAATCCAATTCTTTAGTAGTGTATGGAAACTGATTGGTACATTTGTTAATTTTAAGCTTATTCTGTAAGATGATTGTGAATAGGCATAGATCAGATCTTTGTGGCTCATTTTGTTCAGAACTTCTGTTGGCGCCTTAAAACTTTAGACTTCTTCCAGGCTGCAACGTTTAAGCTTTCTGCTATTGCATATTTACTCATTGGCCTAGAAATATGGGATGATTCTCTTTAGCTACATCCATAACTGCACCGCTGACACgattatgatattattttcagtTCTTTTATAATTCACATATTTTTCTGCTTTGGAAATAATGCTTTCTGCAGGATTGGTGAAGATACTAAAGAAATATGATAAACGTACTGGTGCTCTTATTCGCTTGCCTGTCATCCAAAAAGTGCTAGAGGAGCCATTTTTCAACACTGATGTTCTGAATAAGCTAGTGAAGGAGTGTGAGACCATGCTTAGTAGACTTTTCTCCCAAAATGAGCCATCTAAAGCACCAGGAAGAGAAGGAAGTAGTGGAGGAGGTAGTAGCAGAGTTGAAGATGCAGAAGAACTTGCAGACACTAAAAACCCTTCTGAAGCAGTACCAGGAGGGGAAGGAAGTATTAGAGGCAGAAGTAGTGGAGGAGGAACCAATGTAGCTGAAGATCCAGAAGACCTTTCAGAGATtcaaaacccttctaaagcaccaggAGGGGAAGGAAGTAGCGGAGTCAAAAATCCAGAAGAATTTGCAGAGATTGATAACATGGGAAGTATTTACTTGAAGCTTACAAAATCAGCACTGAAAGTCTTGCAGGAAATCAGAAGTGGAAGTTCAACTGTCAGCATGTTCTCCTTGCCGCCAAT
This Solanum dulcamara chromosome 8, daSolDulc1.2, whole genome shotgun sequence DNA region includes the following protein-coding sequences:
- the LOC129900803 gene encoding SPX domain-containing protein 1-like, coding for MKFGRILMMLMSLIEQTLPEWQDKFLSYKDLKKQLKLIYPNKQQRLDDDGKEVNDFVNLLEKEIDKFNTFFIEKEEDYIIQLKVLRDSVVGIRSSEELMRVGRDLVDLHGQMVLVENYSALNYIGLVKILKKYDKRTGALIRLPVIQKVLEEPFFNTDVLNKLVKECETMLSRLFSQNEPSKAPGREGSSGGGSSRVEDAEELADTKNPSEAVPGGEGSIRGRSSGGGTNVAEDPEDLSEIQNPSKAPGGEGSSGVKNPEEFAEIDNMGSIYLKLTKSALKVLQEIRSGSSTVSMFSLPPMERNKMHKVWKNIPVVEQAAE